The Paraburkholderia dioscoreae DNA window TTCGCGCCGACGTCGCCGTTTACCGACGCACGCCGGGTGTAGTTATAGGCGGCGGTCGTCGAAAATGCCGGGGTGAACTGGTAGCCCACTTCCGCTTCGTAATCGTTGATTGCCGCGGTGCCTCGCAGACGGGCACCCGCGCCCGCGTTGCCCGGATCAGCGCCCAGTTGCAGAAAGCGGCTGTTTGTATAGGTGCCGCCGAAGTACAGCTTGCCGATCGTGTAGATCGCTCCCGCTGCGAATATATCGAGGGCGCGGGCCGACGCATAAGCGTTATAGACGGGCGACGTAATCGCAGCGGGCGCGTTGGCGCCGTTGTTGTACGCGGAAACGAACGGATCCTGCATATCGGTGTACGCAATCGCGGCCTGCAGCCCGCCGCCCGTATAGCCGATGCCCGCACCCCAGCCCGAATTCTTGTTGAAATTGCCGCCCGTGCCGCCGAGGCTATACAAACCGCCAACCGTGAAGCCGTGATAGCTGATGCTGTTGTAGCGGATCGAGTTGTTCACGCGGAAGGTATTGTTCAGATTGTCGACGTCGCCGGCATGAGCAATGAAGCCGCCGCCCCAGCGACTCGAGGCCACGAGATTCGCGCCGACGAACTC harbors:
- a CDS encoding porin yields the protein MNMKCATSFVLVLCAGAAHAQNSLTLYGIAETGINYVSNANGGRQFNMVSGEWYGSRWGLKGTEDLGAGQSVIFRLENGFDIDTGKLGQNGLLFGRAAYVGIDSKQFGTLTVGRQYSTVYEFVGANLVASSRWGGGFIAHAGDVDNLNNTFRVNNSIRYNSISYHGFTVGGLYSLGGTGGNFNKNSGWGAGIGYTGGGLQAAIAYTDMQDPFVSAYNNGANAPAAITSPVYNAYASARALDIFAAGAIYTIGKLYFGGTYTNSRFLQLGADPGNAGAGARLRGTAAINDYEAEVGYQFTPAFSTTAAYNYTRRASVNGDVGAKYNQVSIGADYIVSKRTDFYLVASYQKASGVNSNGTPAVAALNFLSPSSVNHQGVVRLAIRHLF